From the Planktothricoides raciborskii GIHE-MW2 genome, the window AGCTATAGCAAACAACCTTTAAATGGCTGTGTCAACGACATATATTTACAGCAAGAACTACTCATCCACCGCTTCGGTTTTAACCCCAAAGACATCTACATATTAGAAGACCAACAAGCCACTCGCGACGGCATTTTAACCGCCTTTGAAGAATACTTAATCAAACAAGCCAAGCCGGGAGATGTGGGTAGGGATTCTTTTATCACTATTCTGGACATGGTTCTCGCATTTTTGACCCCCAACCTATTCTCCTGTGGGCTTAATTACCCAAATATATAATTCTGATTCTCGGTATTGTTGTTTACGTTAAAATTCATCAAAAATCCAATAATATTGAACAATTGTTGCATTTTGTTGTCGAGCAATGGCTTGGAGTTGGGCTAAAGAAACAACCGGAGAAAAGGGTTCTGAATTGGGGTTGAATCGTTGAGTTAATAACTCGACTAACGCTCTCCCCCGACCTCGTTCAGAAACTTCTAAAGCTGGCTCAGTTTTATTTTGAGCAATTAAAACTTGTTGAAGCAGATTATAGGAATTGCGTTGAGTGTCGGAAAGAGATACTTTATCGAGGTCGTCTTGAATTCCTTGTCGCAGAGATTCCTTAACTTCGAGACTAGAAAACAGATATTTTTCAGCTTCAGGAAAATTCTTCAATTTAAACAAAGCAAGACCCAAATTATTGAGATCACCTCCTTCTCCATAGCGATCGCCGATTTCACGGGCAAGAGTTAAAGACTGTTGATAAAACTCAATTGCTTTTTGATATTGTCCTAAGCTCTTGTAAGCAATACCCAAATTATTGAGAGCAATTCCTTCTACATTGCGATCGCCGATTTCACGTTTAATAGTTAAAGACTGTTGATAAAACTCAATTGCTTTTTGATATTGTCCTAAGCTATCGTAAGCATTACCCAAATTATTGAGAGCACCTCCTTCTCCATTGCGATCGCCGATTTCACGGGCAATAGTTAAAGACTGTTGAAAAAACTCAATTGCTTTTTGATATTGTCCTAAGCTCTTGTAAGCAATACCCAAATTATTGAGAGCAATTCCTTCTACATTGCGATCGCCGATTTCACGTTTAATAGTTAAAGACTGTTGATAAAACTCTATTGCTTTTTGATATTGTCCTAAGCTATCGTAAGCATTACCCAAATTATTGAGAGCACCTCCTTCTCCATTGCGATCGCCGATTTCACGGGCAAGAGTTAAAGACTGTTGATAAAACTCAATTGCTTTTTGATATTGTCCTAAGCTCTTGTAAGCAATACCCAAATTATTGAGAGCAATTCCTTCTACATTGCGATCGCCGATTTCACGTTTAATAGTTAAAGACTGTTGATAAAACTCAATTGCTTTTTGATATTGTCCTAAGCTATCGTAAGCATTACCCAAATTATTGAGAGCACCTCCTTCTCCATTGCGATCGCCGATTTCACGTTTAATAGTTAAAGACTGTTGATAAAACTCAATTGCTTTTTGATATTGTCCTAAGTTATAGTAAGCATTACCCAAATTATTGAGAGCATTTCCTTCTCCATTGCGATCGCCGATTTCACGGGCAATAGTTAAAGACTGTTGAAAAAACTCAATTGCTTTTTGATATTGTCCTAAGTTATAGTAAGCATTACCCAAATTATTGAGAGCATTTCCTTCTCCATTGCGATCGCCGATTTCACGGGCAATAGTTAAAGACTGTTGAAAAAACTCAATTGCTTTTTGATATTGTCCTAAGCTATTGTAAGCAAGACCCAAATTATTGAGAGCAGTTCCTTCTCCATTGCGATCGCCGATTTCACGGGCAATAGTTAAAGACTGTTGAAAAAACTCAATTGCTTTTTGATATTGTCCTAAGCTATCGTAAGCATTACCCAAATTATTGAGAGCACCTCCTTCTCCATTGCGATCGCCGATTTCACGTTTAATAGTTAAAGACTGTTGATAAAACTCAATTGCTTTTTGATATTGTCCTAAGCTATTGTAAGCAAGACCCAAATTATTGAGAGCAGTTCCTTCTCCATTGCGATCGCCGATTTCACGGAAAATGTTTAATGCAGTTTCTAAAGACTGAATTGCGGCTTGGTATTGGCTAGTTGTATATTGTTGTATTCCCTGCTCTAATAATCGGTCTGCTTCGGCTTTTCGTTCTGTAACTGTTTGGGCGAATACTCCATTACCCATCTCAAATTTTTTCCCCAATAGGAGTGGAGAGGGAATTGTTAAGGTTAAACTGGTTAATAAAGTGAGTAAAGCGATTAATCCTAGACGCGGGTTAATGGTACTGGGGTAGATACGTCGGGTATTAGTATCAATTTAACCTCGTTTTTGGCGAGCGGCAAGATTATTAAAAAATTGTTATTAAAGTTATTAAAATTTTACATTTTTTTTACCTATCTGCCAGGGAGGGCGGGTTGCTACCTCTTCGCACTTGCGCCCTGCCTTCCCTGAAACTTTTGTGAATTGGGCATGGCATCTCATGGCATCTTATTTGGGAACGCACCACCCCAAGCCGAATATAAATATTCTGTGTACTACGTTCTGTGTAACGCGCTTCTCACCTGTAGTGCGATCGCCGTATTGCATTGTATTGCAGAGATTGAATGCCATCGCTCACGGGATAAATTTGGTATCAAATAGGTAAAACTAAGGCCAATAGAATCACGGCGATCGCGCCAATAGTGGTGTTAATGATATTAACGATTTCATTGGTTAACCAGGTGTAACGGGATTGCAAAGTTGCCCCAATCACACTTTCTAAATTGGTAGCAATAAAAGCCGCAATCATACAAAGGAATATGCCGGGCAGACTAATTAAACCCACAGCCCAACCAACCAAAGCGATCGCTCCTGAAGCGAGAATTCCGGCGAGAGTGCCCTCTAAACTAACGGCGCCTTCAGTACCTTTGGGAACAGGCTG encodes:
- a CDS encoding caspase family protein; the encoded protein is MSNSTRRHFLQFLGAALATLGLDPVLFHRQAQRHRQVLAQSTSRKLALLVGINSYSKQPLNGCVNDIYLQQELLIHRFGFNPKDIYILEDQQATRDGILTAFEEYLIKQAKPGDVGRDSFITILDMVLAFLTPNLFSCGLNYPNI
- a CDS encoding tetratricopeptide repeat protein — translated: MGNGVFAQTVTERKAEADRLLEQGIQQYTTSQYQAAIQSLETALNIFREIGDRNGEGTALNNLGLAYNSLGQYQKAIEFYQQSLTIKREIGDRNGEGGALNNLGNAYDSLGQYQKAIEFFQQSLTIAREIGDRNGEGTALNNLGLAYNSLGQYQKAIEFFQQSLTIAREIGDRNGEGNALNNLGNAYYNLGQYQKAIEFFQQSLTIAREIGDRNGEGNALNNLGNAYYNLGQYQKAIEFYQQSLTIKREIGDRNGEGGALNNLGNAYDSLGQYQKAIEFYQQSLTIKREIGDRNVEGIALNNLGIAYKSLGQYQKAIEFYQQSLTLAREIGDRNGEGGALNNLGNAYDSLGQYQKAIEFYQQSLTIKREIGDRNVEGIALNNLGIAYKSLGQYQKAIEFFQQSLTIAREIGDRNGEGGALNNLGNAYDSLGQYQKAIEFYQQSLTIKREIGDRNVEGIALNNLGIAYKSLGQYQKAIEFYQQSLTLAREIGDRYGEGGDLNNLGLALFKLKNFPEAEKYLFSSLEVKESLRQGIQDDLDKVSLSDTQRNSYNLLQQVLIAQNKTEPALEVSERGRGRALVELLTQRFNPNSEPFSPVVSLAQLQAIARQQNATIVQYYWIFDEF